In the Telopea speciosissima isolate NSW1024214 ecotype Mountain lineage chromosome 2, Tspe_v1, whole genome shotgun sequence genome, one interval contains:
- the LOC122651479 gene encoding hydroxyproline O-arabinosyltransferase 1, whose amino-acid sequence MGCASFFYTLLITFSVALITYNIIISANAPLRQDFPGPGNPSSSSSRLFSMDPIIKMPLDRSKTTSQKRLFHTAVTASDSVYNTWQCRVMYYWFKKFKDGPNSEMGGFTRILHSGKPDNFMDEIPTFVAQPLPPGTDQGYIVLNRPWAFVQWLQNADIKEDYILMAEPDHIIVKPIPNLSTDGLGAAFPFFYIEPKKYESVLRKFFPEEKGPITNIDPIGNSPVIVGKASLKKISPTWMNISLAMKKDPEVDKAFGWVLEMYAYAVSSALHGVGNILYKDFMIQPPWDTEVGKKFIIHYTYGCDYDMKGKLTYGKIGEWRFDKRSYDNVAPPKNLPLPPAGVPESVVTLVKMVNEATENIPNWGA is encoded by the exons ATGGGTTGTGCGAGTTTCTTCTACACCCTCCTTATCACCTTCTCTGTTGCTCTAATAACTTACAACATAATCATCTCTGCAAATGCTCCCCTCAGACAGGACTTCCCTGGCCCTGgcaacccatcttcttcttcttctcgtctCTTCTCGATGGACCCCATCATCAAGATGCCGTTGGATCGATCCAAGACTACTTCGCAGAAGAGGCTCTTCCACACTGCTGTCACGGCTTCAGATTCGGTGTACAACACATGGCAGTGCAGGGTTATGTACTACTGGTTCAAGAAGTTCAAGGATGGACCTAATTCCGAAATGGGTGGGTTCACCAGGATCTTGCACTCTGGGAAGCCTGATAATTTCATGGATGAGATCCCTACTTTTGTTGCTCAGCCCCTCCCTCCTGGAACTGATCAG GGGTACATAGTCCTCAACAGACCGTGGGCATTTGTACAGTGGCTTCAGAATGCTGACATTAAAGAAGA TTACATACTAATGGCAGAACCAGACCATATTATCGTTAAACCTATACCAAACCTATCGACGGACGGGCTTGGAGCTGCATTCCCTTTCTTTTATATCGAACCTAAAAAATATGAGTCTGTTCTCCGAAAGTTCTTCCCTGAGGAGAAGGGACCTATCACTAACATTGATCCCATTGGGAATTCTCCTGTCATTGTTGGGAAG GCATCtcttaaaaaaatttctcctACGTGGATGAACATTTCCTTGGCAATGAAGAAGGATCCAGAAGTAGACAAGGCATTTGGTTGGGTACTAGAGAT GTATGCTTATGCTGTTTCATCTGCTTTGCATGGTGTGGGTAATATCTTGTACAAGGACTTCATGATTCAG CCTCCCTGGGATACAGAGGTCGGCAAGAAGTTCATAATCCATTATACCTATGGGTGTGACTATGACATGAAG GGTAAATTAACATATGGGAAGATTGGAGAATGGAGATTTGACAAAAGGTCATATGACAATGTCGCACCTCCAAAAAATCTTCCATTACCTCCGGCTGGTGTCCCAGAAAGTGTG GTGACCCTGGTGAAAATGGTAAATGAAGCAACAGAAAACATTCCTAATTGGGGGGCATAA